The following nucleotide sequence is from Terriglobia bacterium.
GCCCCAGGAAAACCGGTAATATTATTTCACTGATGGGCAGCAAGCAATGGAAAAACTCGATGCTCTGGGGCACAATGAGCCATGCTCATATGTCCGAGGTGCGGCTCCGCATTGCAGCAGGCCGGCAATAGCGTCGTCTCCTGCCGGTGCGGGGGAACCTACCCGCGGCTCCCTTCCGGAGGACTCGATTTCCTTCAAGGCGCTGAATTCGCCGACTTCGATCTCGACGAAGAAGACGGCGTGCAGCGCGCCCTGCTCGAGCAGGAAGCCGATGGCGTCACTGCGCGGATGGACGGATTCCTCACTCCGCTTATCAGGCGTTTTGCCTTGTCCTCGGGGAAGCCCTCAAACCGTCTTGCGATCCTCGATTGTGGTTGTGGCAACGGGCTGTCGGTCGATATCCTTACAGCGCAGGGTATGGACGCCTGGGGCATCGACGCCGGCAGTGCCCGCCATCAACAATGGCGCCGGCGTCTTGCCCCTGGACGCCTCCTGTCAGCAAACGCGCTCCGGATCCCGTTTGCGGACGCAACCTTCGACGTGGTTCTCTCGTCCGGGCTGGTGGAGCATATCGGAATCCATGAAGAGGAAGGGAACGGCTACCGGGCCCAACGGCTTCCCGATTGCGATGAGCAGCGAGAGCAGTTTGTGCGCGAGTTAGTTCGAGTACTCAAGATCGACGGCTTCATTTTGATGGATCATCCCAACGGCGCTTTCCCCGCCGATTTCTGGCACGGCGGCGAGGCCGGCAGCATCCGCTGGCACAGGCCGCATGGGGACATGCTCCCACGCTTCCCGGAAATCGTGAGGTACTTTCGGCTGGCCGATCCTTCCTTGAATTTGGTGTCGCTGTCGCCGAGCCGCAGGCTGAGCTTCAACAAGGTCGGCGTCCACTGGTACGGGCGCCTCTTCGCTCCGGCGATGAAAACCTGGCTTCAAGTCATGGACATTCCAGCGGTTTCGTTTCTGGCGCGCAGCTGCCTGAACCCCTATCTGGTCACTGTCGCGGCAAGACAGCGCGACCTCCGCCGATGGCTTTATCCTTGACGCCACAAGAATCCAACCGGTAGCTGGGCAGATGAGGCTCCGCGGGCATCCTCGTCCATCTGTAGCTCTGTCTAGATCCCACTCAAGTCGGGCGACGCCTTCATCCGGATCACGATCAGAGTGATATCGTCGTTCTGCGGATGAACCCCGCGCCACTCATCACCCAGGGCGATCAGGTGGTCGATAATTGCCTTGGGCGGAAGCTTCCCGGACTTCTCGAAGCACTCCAGAACTCTCGGAAAGTCCAGGGTTTCGTCTTGGGCATCGTGCAGGTCCGTCAGGCCGTCCGTCATCAGCAGCAACACGTCGCCCGTTGAAAGGCGGAAAGCCGTTTCCTCATAAGGAAGGTCGATCGACGATCCCAGGAACATTCCTCCCACCGGAACGGTCTCCACCCTGCCCGATTCCGCCCGGAAGATAAAAATAGGCGGCATCGCCGCTGCACAAGCCCTTGCCCGCCCCTTCTGGAGGTGGAGCAGGGTCAGGGCCATCAGCATGTTCTGAAGGTTCATGTTGCGCAAGATGCGGTTGCACTGAACGAGGAAATTGGTCAGGTCGGGGTCACCGCCGAGCGTGCTGAACAAACCTTTCATTACTGCAACCATGATCCCGGCGCTGGTACCGTGCCCGGTGGCGTCCCCGACGGCAACCGCCAGGGATCCGTCCTCGGAGAGGCCAAAGTCGAAGTAGTCCCCCCCGACCTCAGTTGCCGTATGCATGCAGACCGCGATTTCATAATCAGGGTGGTCCGGCAAGGATTCCGGAAGCATCGACACCTGCAGGCGCCTTGCCTCCTCCAGCTCTTTCGTTTTTCTCTGGTTCTCGGCCTGGATGGCCGCCGCCTGGGTCGCCGCGAGTTTCGCCTGAATTTCTGCCGTACCCGCGCGCAGCTCGGCTTCCCGAACCCGAGCCTTTTCCCGCTCACGCTGCCTCACGAAGAGCAGGACCGAGCTGAAAATAAATCCCACGAGCAGGGCATAGAGACCAAACGCCCAGCGTGTGCTCCACCACGGAGGCCGCACGATGATCCGGAGTGAAGCACCTTCCTGGTTCCAGACCCCGTCACTGTTCGATCCTTTCACCCTGAGGATGTACTCACCGCTCGGCAGGGTCGTGAACATCACGAAACGCCGCGTCCCGAGTTCGATCCACTCGTCGTTCAACCCTTCCAGGCGATACTTGTACTGATTTTTGATGGGAGACGCATAATGGAGCGCAGAAAACTCAAATGAGATTGTCTGGTCCAGATAGGAGAGCGCGATGGATGGACTGAAGGTAATGGACTTGTCGAGAATGCCGCGTCGGCCCTCGAAGTCGCCGATCGGAACCGCCTTGTTGAGCAGGCGGAAATC
It contains:
- a CDS encoding class I SAM-dependent methyltransferase; protein product: MLICPRCGSALQQAGNSVVSCRCGGTYPRLPSGGLDFLQGAEFADFDLDEEDGVQRALLEQEADGVTARMDGFLTPLIRRFALSSGKPSNRLAILDCGCGNGLSVDILTAQGMDAWGIDAGSARHQQWRRRLAPGRLLSANALRIPFADATFDVVLSSGLVEHIGIHEEEGNGYRAQRLPDCDEQREQFVRELVRVLKIDGFILMDHPNGAFPADFWHGGEAGSIRWHRPHGDMLPRFPEIVRYFRLADPSLNLVSLSPSRRLSFNKVGVHWYGRLFAPAMKTWLQVMDIPAVSFLARSCLNPYLVTVAARQRDLRRWLYP